CTTCTAACGTGGTGACCGAGGCTGATCGCGGCTCCGCATCAAATAGCGACATTTCCCCAAAACACGCGCCCGCATCTAGCTCAGCTAAGGTTTGACCATCTTTGCGATGCACTTTGACCTGTCCTTTCACCACAATGTAGAGCGCCCGTCCTTCATGGCCCTCAGTCAAAATGGTGTGTCGCTCAGGAAACGAGATCTCATCCATGATCGACACCAGTCTGATCAAAAAGTCATCCCTTAACTCGTTGAAGATCGGGACTTCTCGAACAAACAGTAAGCGGTCAACACTCGTCAGCATACAAAGTCAAACATTCACCCCAAGCATAACAACGGTTACTCAGCCGACCTTGGCGCCGGGGAGAATCTTTAAGGAACCGGCATTTGACCATCAAGGATACGTCAGAATCCTGAACTCTGTGGCGAAATTTGTCTGCGGTGCCAAACATTGGTCAAGATGGCCTGCATTGCCTGAAGTTGGCGACTTTGCGCTTCAGGGAGCTCTACTCTGGAGAACGAGCGATCGCGGCCCACTCTCTGATCGATCTAGCTTACTGGCGTTGCAGCACGGCTTGTCTTTCGGCAACTTGCTTCAACCGCCGCAATTGAGCCTCCATATCTTGCTTAGTCAGCTTGGCCGCAAACGTATTGAAACCAAAGGCGACGATGGGATTGGGTACGGCAAACTGAAACCGATTTAGCAGCAAGGTGCCGCGCTCATTGGGCTGACATTCCCAGCGATCGCGCCCCTCAAAAAAGCCCTCAAACTCCCACACAATCAATCCCGGTGCGCGTTCTACCACCGTGCTGATGAGCGTTGGCTGCCACACAGGCAATTGAATGATGAACTGACTCTTGCCGCCCAATTCAGTATCCCAAGTGTCGCCCATCGGCTCGCAACGCAGGGCCGGATTGAGCCACTGATGCATGAGGGCGAGATCGGTCACACAGTGCTCAACTAGCGTCGCATTCGTCGCCACTTGAATGGATTGCTCAAAAACTTGTTCTGAATGTGCCATAAAGACCCAGTAAACCTCATCAATTCAGCATGTTTAGCCCTCTCCTGACCGGTGGCTTAGCCCCAACAACACGAGCGTAGCCGCATCCTACATTTGGCTGACGAGGTAGGCGAGTGAGTATCGATCAAGTTTCTTCGAAGAAATGCCAAATTTTGGCTGACCGATACTGCAAAAGCGCCTGCTGAGCATCCCAGACAATCGGCATCAAAGTCGCTGTTGCTCTAAGATGCCGTTTCTGCCACGCCGAATTTGAGGATTGCACTATGACTTCCGATAGGTTTTTCGAAAGTTGATAGCCTCTCATTATAAAAAAAACGATCTTGACTTGTGTTTATCGTAGTTTCACGTAAATATAGCTCCATAAGTAAGCTCAATGGAGTATATGGGGGCGTAATTCCGTGTTATGTCGCCCTAAGCAGAACGAATAAGCGAAAAATCGTATCTCAGGAACCATGACAGTCAGTCTTAATTTCTCACCTGTACATGGGGCATCTCCCCCCCTGGAGATACCCACCGCCATTGCCCAAGTGGACATGGCTCCCTTCGAAGCTTTCATTAGCGAGATGAGCACGACCCTCGGCTCATTCTTACCTAGCTTGATTTGGGCAATCATTATTTTGATTGCCGGTTGGATTGTGGCCACGATCGCCGCCTCGATCACCAAGGGAATTCTAAATCGAACCACGCTGGATGATCGCCTCACCAACATGGTGATGGGGCAAGATCCCAATCGGGATGTGCCGATCGAAGCGTGGGCGGCAACTGCCGTTTACTGGATCATCCTGACCTTTACGTTGGTGGCCTTCCTCAATGCTCTAGAGCTTGAGGTGGTGTCAGAACCGCTCAACGACTTTTTGCAACAGATCTTTCAGTACCTGCCTCGCATTGGCGGTGCTGCCGTGTTGTTGGCAGTCGCCTGGGCGACGGCCACCATTGTTAAAGTGCTCGTGACTCAAGGGTTGTCACGGTTCAACCTCGACGATCGCTTATCCGAAGAGATGGGCCAGGATGGTAGCCCCATCGTTGTCAATGAGTCCGTTGGCAGCATTCTTTACTGGTTCATTTTCTTGTTGTTTGTGCCGCTCATTTTGAGTGCGCTGAACTTGCCGGGTCTGCTCGCCCCCGTCGAAGAGCTGATCAACGACTTCCTGCAAGCGATTCCCCGTATTTTGACCGCTGGTGTCATCTTGGTGGTGGGCTGGTTTATTGCCCGCATCGTGCGCAAGATTGTGACCAACCTGTTGCAGGCGACCCAAGCTGACCAAATTGGTGCCCGGTTTGGCCTATCGGGTGGGGCGGCTCCCACAACGTCAGCCCCTGGCACACCGCCCCCGCCTCCCTCTGCCATGGGCAGCGCTGAAGAAGGGCTCTCCTTGTCTCAGCTGGCTGGCACCATTGTGTTTGTGCTGATTTTGATCCCAGCGGTTGTTGCGGCGCTGAATGAGCTCAACATTGATGCCATCTCTGGGCCAGCCATTTCCATGCTGGAACTGATCTTGGATTCCATTCCGCGGATCATCATGGCAGGCGTCGTATTGGCAGTGGCCTATGTGGTCGGTCAATTTGTCTCTGATTTAGTGGTGGGTCTACTCCGCAGTGCTGGGTTTGACAATATTCTCGGTATTTTGGGTCTGCCCGAGCTGAATACCCCGCAGTCTCGTGTGGACAACATTGATGCTGAAGGTCAACCGGCGACTCGCGTCCAGACCGCTACGACTTCGCCTTCTGAAGTGGTTGGTCTGATTGCGCTGGTGGCGATCGTGCTCTTTGGCGCGATTACGGCAACCGAAATTCTCGGGTTTGAGACTTTGTCCACAATCGTCCGAGCCATCTTGCGGATCTCGGCGAGAGTGCTGAGTGGCGTAGTGGTGTTTGCTGTGGGGCTTTACTTTGCCAACCTGGCGTTCCGGCTCATTCGTAACATGGGCGGTGCTCAGGCCAATATTTTGGCGCAGTCGGCGCGCATTGCGTTGATTGCTCTGGTCACGGCGATGGGTCTCCAGCAAATGGGGGTCGCTACTGACATTGTGAATCTGGCGTTTGGTTTGCTGTTGGGCGCTGTGGCTGTGGCGATCGCGATCGCCTTTGGTCTCGGTGGCCGCGACATTGCCTCTGAGCAGATTCGCGAATGGTTGAACGCCTTTAAACAGCGTTAATTCTGCTGATCCGTTCAAGTTTGTGCTGCTCTGCACCCCGGTTGGTATACCAGCCGGGGTGCATTGTCTAAAGGGGGCCGCTATAGTGAACAACACATTGATTCGAGATCGCACACCCGCTGGGCCGATGGATAGTAGTGAAATTGCTCGATATATTGAACACACCGACGGCATCTCGAAGCCGTGGCTGTTGATTCAGTGGCGGTTACAAAAGCTCAAAGAACGCCAAACTGAGATGCCGCCGGACATATATTTGCAAGAACTGACCGGGTTACACCAGGCGCTGATGGATTTGGGAGAATGGTGGGTCGGTCGCGAAGATGAGGTATTTTGACAGCCTGGTGACTGATTCCACCCTGTTACCTGTCGGGCCGACTTTGCTCAACGGCCATCAGCCGCGATTGTTTGATCGCGAACTGAGTTGGCTGGCCTTTAACCGTCGTTTGACCTATGAAGCTGGGCAGCCGCATCAACCCACGTTGGTGCGACTGCTTAAGTTAGCCCAAGCGGCGACCTCGCTCGATGAGTACTTTATGGTGCGAATGCCGTTGCTCAAGGGCATTGTGCAGGGCAAAGAGGCGATCGCGTTGCGAGGCGATCGCTTAATCCGGTTACAAACTTATCTCAAGGCGTTGATTGACCGTCAGCAAGCTCATTTTGCGTACAATCTCCGCCCCACTTTGACCCATCAAGGCATTCACCTGCTGGATTACGCTGCCCTCGATGCGGGGCAACAGCGTCACTATGAGGCCCGCGTCGCCGATGAAGTGATGCCCGTCTTGGCGGCGTTGGTGACGCCACCCGGGGGCACTATGCCAGATTTTTCTAATCTGAGTTTGAATTTAGCGGTTTGGTTAGAGCAGGCGGGTAAGAAGCAACTGGCCTGGGTGAAGCTGCCCCGGGTGTTGCCGCGATTTTTGCTGCAACGAGAGGAGGCGTCCCCCGCTGCGTGGATAGCCGTACCGTTAGAACAGGTCATCATCGCCTACCTGTCGGACCTATTTCCTGACTCCGTGGTGCGCGGTGGGTATCCCTTTCGGGTCACGCGCAGCACCGATCTGGGCGTCCTCGATTCCGAAACCGCGAATTTGATCGACCTGATTGAAGAGGGGGTGCAGCAGCGCCGGCAGCAAGGCCATCCCGTACGGCTGGAGGTGAGTGCCACCATGCCCCCGTGGTTGCGATCTCACATGGCCCGTCAACTCGGCCTCGCGCCGTCGGATGTCTATGCGCTTAGTGGGTGGCTTGGGCTCAACGATTTGCACGAACTGACGCGGTTGCCGCGCCCCGATTTGCGAGCCACCCCCTGGCAATCGGGATTGCCCTCGGCGCTCAAGCCCCAACCGCCGCCATCGATGTTGTCGTTTGTACCGTTATCAGCGGCTTCTGAGGCAGATTTGTTTCGGGCGATTGCCCAACAAGACATCCTGCTGCATTTTCCTTACCACTCGTTTGCAGAGACGGTCGAACGGTTTGTGGCCCAGGCGGCGACCGACCCGCAGGTGCTGACCATCAAGATGACCTTGTACCGCACCGCTGTGGATGCCCCCATGGTGCGATCGCTGATGGCGGCGGCCAGAGCCGGTAAGCAGGTGGTCGTGCTGGTAGAACTGACCGCCCCCCTGGATGAAGCCATTAACATCCACTGGGCCAAACGGTTGGAACAGGCGGGAGCGCATGTGGTGTACGGGGTCGTCGGGTTTCGTACCCACACCAACCTCGTGCTGGTGGCCCGCCGAGAGGCCGCCCAAATTCAGCAATATGCCTATCTCGGCACGGGTGACTATTTGCCTGATCGCCCCCAACCCTACGAAGATCTCGGCCTGTTTACCAGTCGGCCTGACATTGCCACTGACCTCAGCCATCTGTTCAACTTTTTGACTGGCTGCGCCCATCAAATCGGCTATCAAACCCTGATGGTGGCTCCCGGCCAGCTCAAACACCAATTGCAAGCCTTGATTCAACGAGAGGCCGAACATGCCCAACAAGGTCGGCCAGCACGGCTCATCGTCAAGCTCAATTTGCTGGCCGATCCCGGCATGATCGAGTCGCTCTACGCAGCTTCGCAAGCGGGCGTCGAAATTGACCTGATCGTGCGCAGCATTTGTCGACTGCGACCGGGGGTGCCAGGGCTGAGCGATCGCATCCGCGTCCACAGTTTGCTGGGTGATTTTGTGGAACATAGCCGCATTGTGTATTGCCAAAACGGCGATCGCCCCGAAGCGTGGATTGGCACCGCTGACTGGACTCCGCGCGGCCTTAACGAACGCATTGAAGTGATGGTGCCGCTGCCCACCGCCGCGCTCGTTGCCGAGATTGACACCCTGCTGCAAACCCTGTTGGCCGACACCCAAAACCGCTGGCAACTCCAGCCCAACGGACAATACACCCCGTGCCACGCAGCCGTGCCTCAGCCCCAGTCAGCCCAGCAGGCCTTGATTGAGCGATCGCAAGCCTCTGACATCACTCAGCCCCAGTAACGATCCGCGTCCTCAATCGGTCAGATGAGACGACGGATGATCCCCCATTCGACTCGTGTCGAGTCGAGCGATCGCCGCTATGATGCAAGCACTGGCATCACGGCTCTGGAGGGGCGTCATCATGACCCAATCAAGCAATAACTGGAATCCGCTCAGGCTAGTCGATACGCTGACTTTCTTCGGCGAAGTGCCGTTTATCGGCAACATTCGCTGGCTACAGCAACTGTTTGGTGAAACCTTTAACCCCGAAGCCCCCGAAGCCACTGCCATGCGTCCCCATCAAGAAGTCGTACTCCTGTCTGGCGAAGGGCCAGCCGCCGATGCCCTCACCGATTTGCTGCATCGTCAAGGACACGCCGTGCGATCGCAGCTCTTGCCCAACGACTCGCCCTTGCCCGACGCTGACTCTAATCGCATTGTGAATGCCCAAGCGGTGATTTGGCAGGGGGTGCCCGATGACGAGGAATGCTTTGCCGCCCAACTCGCCGATTTACAATCACTGCCAGTCAGTGAAGACTTTCCCCTCTTTGACTTTCGCATCAGCGACACCGAGGGTCTCCGAGAAGTGTGGGGCGCTGTAGATGACGTCGTGATGGGCGGCGTCAGTGCCAGCGACATGGCCCTGCTGCCAGGGTATGCGCGGTTTTCTGGCAATGTCTCGACCGCGAACTCTGGTGGGTTTGCCAGTGTCCGCACGCGCAACTTTGAGCCCGCGTTTAACCTGCAAGGCTGGCAGGGAGTGCGGCTAGTGTTGCGGGGCGACGGCCAGCGCTACAAAGTGATTTTACGCAATAGCAATAGCTGGGATAGCCGCGCCTACTGCCATTCTGTGGATACAGAGCCCGATCAGTGGGTTGTGGTAGATGTTCCCTTCTCCGCTTTTATCGCCACCTTCCGCGCCAAAACCCAGCCCACTGCGCCACGCCTCGACCCCACCTCGATTTGCTCCTTTCAACTGATGTTGAGCAAATTTGAGTACGACGGCGATAAAAACCCCCATTTTCATCCCGGCCCATTTTCGTTGGATGTGCGATCGCTGAGCACCTACCGAGCCGTCCCGACGCCAAAATTAGTGGCGATCGCCGACTCTCCCCAACAAGCCGAAACCTATGCTGGAATGCTCGCTCCCAGCGGTCTGCCACACCAAATTCTCACGCAAAATCAACCCGACTTTGATGCCAAGTTGGCCGAGGCGATTCCCAGTTAGGCAATCGGCGAGCCAATTACACCCCTGCATGGTTTGTGGACGTCAATCGGTCAGCGGCATCTGATCTGTTGAGTCGGTGTGGTTACTTACGCACCCGGTGGCGATAGTAATGCCACAACAAATGAGCCACCGCACCACGATAGGGATCTAAGGCATCGGTCGCTGCCAGCAGTTCTTTGCGAGTGGGACGATTGGTCTGCTGTTTCAGTAACTGATAACCCGTCTGCAAAGCCAAGTCAGCAGCGGGGAAGCTACTCAACCGATTGAGACAAAACAGTAAATACACTTCTGCTGTCCAGGGGCCGATGCCCTTAATTTGGGTCAGCTGCTCAATAGCGGCAGCATCTGGCAGCGATCGCAACTCTTCTAAATTCAGCTGCCCGGCGGAGACGGCAGCGGCTAGGCATTGACAGGTGGCAATTTTGGCCCGACTCAACCCCACTTGCTTGAGCTGCGCCTCATTTGCCGTTTGCAAGGTTTCGGGCGTCAACTCGTTCTGCAAAACCAGCCTTTGAAAAATCGCCTGCGCCGCTTGGGAAGATAATTGCTGGCCGATGATAATGCGGATCAGTGCAGCAAACCCTAGCGGCCAGCTGCGTACTAGGAGGGGGCCGACTTCTGCTTCAATCTTCTGAAAGTCGGGGTCGCGATCGCTCACAATGGCGATTGCCTGCCTCAGTTCGGCACTGGGTGGAAACAACGCATCTGGATGAAACCGGGCTAAATCGCTGGGCTGCATAGGGGGGGATCACTGTCTCAATTCATTTCAGTGCGGCGCTCTGAGAGCGCTATTTAGCACCTGGAAGCGGCAGCACGGCGGGTGGGGCAACCGAGCGCAAACATACATCTCGGCCAAATAGCAAAATTCCCGCACTGTTGAATCACAATGCGGGAATCGCTGGGCTAAGAAAATTGAGACAATAGTGCCTCTAAGGCTCTTAGTCCCCTCTGGGGGAGCATCAAAATTTACGCCCCAGGTGCCGAATAGGTACTCTTACCACCACCCCACAGCGGGCCGATCACCTTCGGCTGTAGCAGGATGTGGCCGGAGATTGCCACCAGATCTTCCTCAGTCAAGCTCCGCATTTTGGGATAAATGTCGGAACTCTTCATGCTGGGGTGCAGCTGCGAAATCTCCGTCAGGCCATCATAGGTGGTCGGATTCTTCAGATAGTCGACCAACGCTTCAAGATTATCTCGGGGGGGTAGCGCACCCGCGAGACTCTCTGGATCCAAACCTACGGTGGGGTTTGTTTTAGTAATTCCGCCGTTGTGACAGATACTGCAAGCATAGTTAAACTGTCGGCGGCCACGAGACACTTGCTCTAATGACAGAACAACGGTGTCTCCTTGCTCATTAAGCTTGATGGTGCGCGTCGCCTCATCTAGCTCTGCTGCAAAAGCGGGGGTGCTAAATAGCTGGCTCATCACCACGACCGCGATCGCAGCTAGCCAAATGCATCTCTTAAGCATGGTTCTCCTCAAAGGTATTTATGGCTAGCCAATACACAACACAGCGGACTTAGGCTCGGTGCGTCATCGTAAGACTGGGACATCATCATCGCGAATAACCGGTGGAATTACCTGCTTGATGAACTCGCCCGCAGTCCTAACGCTACTGAGTGTTAAGTCCTTCTCATATTCCTTATCATGCCACCGAACGGGCTGATTCCCAAAGCGTTTCACACATTGCAGCAACTTAGGAAGCGGTGTGACCGCTACGTAATGCCACCTGATGGTTAGAAACAGTCGGCAACGGTTTCAGCGGTGATGAGGGCACCGGCTGATGCAAGCGAATGAGCTTAGCTAGGGTGCTGTTCAGTTCGGTGCGGGGCACAATCACATCGACGAACCCATGTTTCAGCAGATATTCTGCCGATTGAAAGTCATCGGGCAGCTTTTCGCGCACGGTTTGCTCGATCACGCGCCGCCCTGCAAACGCAATCAAGGCTTGGGGCTCAGCCACAATAACGTCGCCGAGCATGGCAAAGCTGGCTGTAACCCCGCCAGTGGTGGGATGGGACAACACGGGCACGTACAGCAATCCGGCTTCCCGATGGCGCTCTAGAGCACCAGAGATTTTAGCCATTTGCATCAGGCTCAACATGCCTTCTTGCATCCGCGCCCCGCCCGAGGCACACACGATCACGACAGGCAGACCAGCGGCAGTGCTGTGTTCAATCAACCGAGTGAGCTTTTCCCCAACGACTGACCCCATACTGCCGCCCATAAAGCGAAAGTCCATGACACCCAAGCCGATGGGCAGACCGTCGAGTTTGCCTGTGCCCGTTTGGACGGCATCGGTGAGCTGAGTGCGGGCTTGCATGTCGCGCAGGCGATCGCTGTAAGCTTTGCGATCGCGAAACTTGAGCGGATCCTGAGGTTGCACCTGGGCATTCAACGGTTGCCAGGTGCCCTGGTCAATCAATTGTTGAATGCGATCGTCGCTAAAGACACGGTGGTGGTGGCCGCAATCGACGCAGACAAACTGATTAGCCTTGAGATCCTTGGTGTAAGTCATGACGCCGCAGGCTTCACATTTGGACCATAGGCCGTCCGCGATCTCACGTTCTTGGCGCTCTTGGCTAATGGGGCCATCTTTGCGGCGATTTGCAAACCAATCAAACAGGGACATATTTCTGAAAAACCGTGCAGGCTGGAGGAAACACTGAATGATCCCACAGGGGGATATGAGAATTATCCTATCGGGTTTGGTTACGCCTACGCGAATTCACGGCGAGATGGAGGGCTCAGGAGGTAGCATGGCCGCGCTGAAATCGCCATTAGTCAAGGGGCAAAGGGTATACTATCGCCCACAGCCTTAGCGTGTGAAACTGCTCAAAATTCATCTGTCGGTGACTCTCCTCCATGCTTGGAAAGCATTCCTGCGTGGGGGAAATAGTGGTTTCAAGCGCTCTTCAAAGGCTAGTTCAGGGTGCTTCAACAGAATGATGAATATTTCTAAAGCAATTGCTTCATCCGTCGGCAATGGAATCGCTGATGACGCATTGAAGGATGCCGATAACGGTTTCTGGTTGCAGGCGTTGCCTCAGGCAACGCAACTTGCCTGGCAACGGCGATTTTACTGCATTCGTTGGGTCGATCGCTTAGCCGAACAAGATCTGATTGTGCAACCCGATGGCCAAAAGTTTGCGGCCTTTCGGTTGGCTTGGCAACAGTTGTGTCGCCAGGGCTATCTGTCTGACGATCTCCAGCAATGGCCAGTGTTGCAGCAGTTAGCGACCGATTGGTTTCAGACTGACCCCGCTGGGCATCAAGCAGAAATTGCCGCTTGGGACGAATATCTCGCCGCGATCGCTGATTACCACCAAGCTCACCTCGTAATTGCGAGCCTCCGTGACTATGAAGTCATGCTAGACCGACTGGCTGGCAGTTGCTTTCAGCTGTTGCCCGATTTGCAGGTGCATCAGCGGGCGATCGCCCGCCAGTTTGGTTGGGTCGATCAGTTCTATAACAATCTGCGCGACTTATATGAAGATGCACAACAGGGCGTGTGCTACTTTCCGACTGAGGTGCTGACGCAGTTTGGCCTATCAAGAGCCGCGATGCTTGATTTGAGCTGCTTGCAGCAGCCGGGTTATCGCCACCTCATGCAATTTTGGGTAGAAGACTATTTGCCGCAGTTACGGCAACAACATCTGGTCTTGCTACAAGCGGAAGATCTGTCGCCAGCATGGCAACGGTTGACCGCTTGGTTTGGTCATCGCTATCGCCGCATTGAGCAGGTGATGCAAGATTGCGACTACGATTTTGTGGCGTTTGCGCAGCAATATTGGCCTCTCGTGGCGCGAGAATTGAGCATTCAGCCAGCTGCCCGGATGTCTTGAGACGGACGCTCGCCCAGGCTAGCGGGTCGAGTCTCAGAGATTGCCCTGCTCATGATCAAGAAACCTGATTTTCGTGCGGTAGCAGGCTTGCTATGGTGAAACAGGCGATCGCGCCATTTTCCCATTTGTCTTTTACCGACCTTTTCTCGTAAGACCTCAAAACAATATGGCCGACAATTCAGTCACGGAAACTTCGCTGCCTCAGTCCACCGACGCGGCTACAGCCCCTCCCGAAGAGCCGAAACCTAGCTATGTCAAGCTGGCCATGCGCAACATGGTCCGTAAAGGGGGCAAATCACTCTTTCATTTCAGCCTGACGGTGGTGGCGCTGTTAGGGCTGTTGGTGGGGCTCTCTTATCTCACCCGTTAGTCGCGATGGCAAATCATGAGCTCACGGTAGAAGTCGAGGTGTTTGGTGAGGCGATCGCCGAGGTTGAAGCGATCGCCCCAGCGACCACTTGGCAAACCTGGCTCCAAACCTGGCTGCGACAGCTGGCCCCCACCCTGTCACCCATCCAAGCGTACGAGCTTAGCCTGCAGTTCACCACTGATGCAGGTATTGCTGCCCTCAATCGCGATTTTCGTCAGCAAGATCGACCGACTGATGTGCTTTCCTTTGCGGGCGTCGATGATACGCCGTTGCCACTGGCCGTCCTTGCGACCATTCCCTTTAACCTGGGCGATTTGGTTATCTCGGTTGAAACGGCCCAAAAACAATGCGATGCCCATGGTCATTCCCTGAGGGAAGAGTTGGCGTGGCTGGCCGCCCATGGTCTTTTGCACTTGCTGGGTTGGGATCATCCCGATGAGGCCCAACTGCAGGCCATGTGGGCGATGCAGCGATCGCTCCTCGCCAGCGTCGGGCTGTCGCTACCAGAGTCGGCTTACGTGGCCGAAACCGGATGAGCGGAGCGCCAAGTGCATCTGGCGATCGCTGCGGCCAGGATGGTCCGAAGTCGGCAATATCACACAACAAAAAACCGCACACTGAACAACGGGAACCCGACTATCTGCACTATGCTATTGCTGCGGAGGGGCAATATGATGTCTTTACGGCAAGATCTAGCAGCGATCGCCCGCTCCTTGAGTGAAATTTAGACGCGACTATTTGCGCTTTTATGCCGACTTCTCCTTCCTCAGTTTCCAAATCCAAGCTGCCCAGCGCCCCAGCCGAACCCGCGAACCAGTCGGTGCGACCTCCCGCGTTTCAAGTAGCGCATAATCTCGCGGTGAGCTTTCTCTATGCTGGGCAAGGCATTTATTACGCCCTGCGGACTCAGCGCAACTTTCGCATCCATGCGCTGGTGACCAGTGTCGTGATTACCCTCGGTGTCTTGCTGGAATTACCAAGAATTGACATCGCCGTGCTGGGGCTAACCTGTGGTGTGGTCATGGCTCTAGAGCTCATCAACACTGCCTTAGAGGCCGTCGTTGACCTCGCCGTCGAACAGAGCTTTCATCAACTCGCTAAGATTGCAAAAGACTGTGCGGCTGGTGCCGTGTTTATTGCGGCGCTCACGGCTATTTTTGTCGCAGTTTGCCTACTGTTGCCGCCTCTGTGGCAACAGGCACAGCCTTATCTATGGTGAGGATGGGAGCGCTCAGAAAAATTAATTACCACCCATGCCTGACTTGGGTAGTCTTTGGCTTCAAGCAACCCAAAGACATCCAGCATTTGAATCGGTTGAGGCGCGTGATTTGACCCCAACCGACGAGAGCGATTCACGCCTCGACAACCCCCTAATCTTGCTTCGACTGGAGGACACCGCAGTCATGATTGTGGTCATCGATAATTACGACAGCTTTACTTACAACCTGGTGCAATATCTAGGCGAACTGGGGCAATCGTTCCCCGTGGCGCAGGATATCCGGGTGTACCGCAACGACGAAATCACGGTGGATGAATTGGCGGCGTTGGCCCCTGACGGCATTGTGATTTCTCCCGGGCCAGGACGTCCCGACGATGCGGGCATTTCCCTAGAACTGATTCGCCAGTTGGGGCCGAGTGTGCCAATTTTGGGCGTATGCCTGGGACATCAAAGTATCGGCCAAGTTTTTGGCGGCACCGTGACCGCAGCGGCTGAACTGATGCATGGCAAGACGTCACCCATTCACCATACGGGGCAGGGCGTTTTTGCTGGACTGGACAATCCGTTTACCGCCACGCGCTATCACAGTCTCGTCATCGAAAAAGCAACCTGTCCTGAAGTCCTTGAAATTACCGCCTGGGTTGAGGATGGGGCCATTATGGGGGTGCGCCATCGAGCATATCCCCACATTCAAGGGGTGCAGTTCCACCCGGAGAGTGTGCTGACGGAGTCGGGCAAGGTGCTGCTGGGCAACTTTTTACAGGAACTGAAGACCGCGATCACCACTGCGTAACCCTTTAGCCAGTTCAGTTCAATTCCTTTGGAGTCAGCCAGGATCACCAGCACTTACATTGACTGGGGCCGACCGACTCTGGCAGCCAAGATTGGGTTGCTGACGGCTGACCGGCT
Above is a genomic segment from Leptolyngbya iicbica LK containing:
- a CDS encoding SRPBCC family protein encodes the protein MAHSEQVFEQSIQVATNATLVEHCVTDLALMHQWLNPALRCEPMGDTWDTELGGKSQFIIQLPVWQPTLISTVVERAPGLIVWEFEGFFEGRDRWECQPNERGTLLLNRFQFAVPNPIVAFGFNTFAAKLTKQDMEAQLRRLKQVAERQAVLQRQ
- a CDS encoding mechanosensitive ion channel, yielding MTVSLNFSPVHGASPPLEIPTAIAQVDMAPFEAFISEMSTTLGSFLPSLIWAIIILIAGWIVATIAASITKGILNRTTLDDRLTNMVMGQDPNRDVPIEAWAATAVYWIILTFTLVAFLNALELEVVSEPLNDFLQQIFQYLPRIGGAAVLLAVAWATATIVKVLVTQGLSRFNLDDRLSEEMGQDGSPIVVNESVGSILYWFIFLLFVPLILSALNLPGLLAPVEELINDFLQAIPRILTAGVILVVGWFIARIVRKIVTNLLQATQADQIGARFGLSGGAAPTTSAPGTPPPPPSAMGSAEEGLSLSQLAGTIVFVLILIPAVVAALNELNIDAISGPAISMLELILDSIPRIIMAGVVLAVAYVVGQFVSDLVVGLLRSAGFDNILGILGLPELNTPQSRVDNIDAEGQPATRVQTATTSPSEVVGLIALVAIVLFGAITATEILGFETLSTIVRAILRISARVLSGVVVFAVGLYFANLAFRLIRNMGGAQANILAQSARIALIALVTAMGLQQMGVATDIVNLAFGLLLGAVAVAIAIAFGLGGRDIASEQIREWLNAFKQR
- the ppk1 gene encoding polyphosphate kinase 1, translated to MTDSTLLPVGPTLLNGHQPRLFDRELSWLAFNRRLTYEAGQPHQPTLVRLLKLAQAATSLDEYFMVRMPLLKGIVQGKEAIALRGDRLIRLQTYLKALIDRQQAHFAYNLRPTLTHQGIHLLDYAALDAGQQRHYEARVADEVMPVLAALVTPPGGTMPDFSNLSLNLAVWLEQAGKKQLAWVKLPRVLPRFLLQREEASPAAWIAVPLEQVIIAYLSDLFPDSVVRGGYPFRVTRSTDLGVLDSETANLIDLIEEGVQQRRQQGHPVRLEVSATMPPWLRSHMARQLGLAPSDVYALSGWLGLNDLHELTRLPRPDLRATPWQSGLPSALKPQPPPSMLSFVPLSAASEADLFRAIAQQDILLHFPYHSFAETVERFVAQAATDPQVLTIKMTLYRTAVDAPMVRSLMAAARAGKQVVVLVELTAPLDEAINIHWAKRLEQAGAHVVYGVVGFRTHTNLVLVARREAAQIQQYAYLGTGDYLPDRPQPYEDLGLFTSRPDIATDLSHLFNFLTGCAHQIGYQTLMVAPGQLKHQLQALIQREAEHAQQGRPARLIVKLNLLADPGMIESLYAASQAGVEIDLIVRSICRLRPGVPGLSDRIRVHSLLGDFVEHSRIVYCQNGDRPEAWIGTADWTPRGLNERIEVMVPLPTAALVAEIDTLLQTLLADTQNRWQLQPNGQYTPCHAAVPQPQSAQQALIERSQASDITQPQ
- a CDS encoding CIA30 family protein; translation: MTQSSNNWNPLRLVDTLTFFGEVPFIGNIRWLQQLFGETFNPEAPEATAMRPHQEVVLLSGEGPAADALTDLLHRQGHAVRSQLLPNDSPLPDADSNRIVNAQAVIWQGVPDDEECFAAQLADLQSLPVSEDFPLFDFRISDTEGLREVWGAVDDVVMGGVSASDMALLPGYARFSGNVSTANSGGFASVRTRNFEPAFNLQGWQGVRLVLRGDGQRYKVILRNSNSWDSRAYCHSVDTEPDQWVVVDVPFSAFIATFRAKTQPTAPRLDPTSICSFQLMLSKFEYDGDKNPHFHPGPFSLDVRSLSTYRAVPTPKLVAIADSPQQAETYAGMLAPSGLPHQILTQNQPDFDAKLAEAIPS
- a CDS encoding DNA-3-methyladenine glycosylase family protein; the encoded protein is MQPSDLARFHPDALFPPSAELRQAIAIVSDRDPDFQKIEAEVGPLLVRSWPLGFAALIRIIIGQQLSSQAAQAIFQRLVLQNELTPETLQTANEAQLKQVGLSRAKIATCQCLAAAVSAGQLNLEELRSLPDAAAIEQLTQIKGIGPWTAEVYLLFCLNRLSSFPAADLALQTGYQLLKQQTNRPTRKELLAATDALDPYRGAVAHLLWHYYRHRVRK
- the psbV gene encoding photosystem II cytochrome c-550, with the protein product MLKRCIWLAAIAVVVMSQLFSTPAFAAELDEATRTIKLNEQGDTVVLSLEQVSRGRRQFNYACSICHNGGITKTNPTVGLDPESLAGALPPRDNLEALVDYLKNPTTYDGLTEISQLHPSMKSSDIYPKMRSLTEEDLVAISGHILLQPKVIGPLWGGGKSTYSAPGA
- the accD gene encoding acetyl-CoA carboxylase, carboxyltransferase subunit beta, which encodes MSLFDWFANRRKDGPISQERQEREIADGLWSKCEACGVMTYTKDLKANQFVCVDCGHHHRVFSDDRIQQLIDQGTWQPLNAQVQPQDPLKFRDRKAYSDRLRDMQARTQLTDAVQTGTGKLDGLPIGLGVMDFRFMGGSMGSVVGEKLTRLIEHSTAAGLPVVIVCASGGARMQEGMLSLMQMAKISGALERHREAGLLYVPVLSHPTTGGVTASFAMLGDVIVAEPQALIAFAGRRVIEQTVREKLPDDFQSAEYLLKHGFVDVIVPRTELNSTLAKLIRLHQPVPSSPLKPLPTVSNHQVALRSGHTAS